In Cyclopterus lumpus isolate fCycLum1 chromosome 9, fCycLum1.pri, whole genome shotgun sequence, a single genomic region encodes these proteins:
- the si:dkey-178e17.1 gene encoding LOW QUALITY PROTEIN: tricarboxylate transport protein B, mitochondrial (The sequence of the model RefSeq protein was modified relative to this genomic sequence to represent the inferred CDS: deleted 5 bases in 5 codons): MQDKGTFTSPFFRPRCLAAAAPAGKTKLTHPGKAILAGGIAGGIEICITFPTEYVKTQLQLDEKANPPKYRGIGDCVKQTVQGHGVKGLYRGLSSLLYGSIPKSAVRFGVFEFLSNHARDESGRLDSTRGLLCGLGAGILEAVLVVCPMETVKVKFIHDQTSANPKYKGFYHGVREIIKAQGIRGTYQGLTATVLKQGSNQAIRFYVMTSLKNWYKADDPNKAMHPLLTGAFGAVAGAASVFGNTPLDVVKTRMQGLEAHKYKSTMDCASKILRHEGVAAFYKGTVPRLCRVCLDVAIVFIIYEEVVKVLNVAWKTD; this comes from the exons ATGCAGGATAAAGGCACATTTACCAGCCCTTTCTTCAGACCGCGCTGtctggcggcggcggcgccggCAGGGAAAACAAAACTAACTCACCCGGGGAAGGCGATTCTGGCAG GCGGCATTGCAGGTGGCATAGAGATCTGCATCACCTTCCCCACAGAGTACGTCAAGACCCAGTTACAACTGGATGAGAAGGCCAATCCACCCAAATACAGAGGAATAG GTGACTGTGTGAAACAGACGGTTCAGGGTCACGGTGTTAAAGGACTGTACAGAGGACTCAGCTCACTGCTGTATGGATCCATACCCAAATCTGCAGTCAG GTTCGGGGTGTTTGAGTTCCTCAGCAACCACGCCAGGGACGAGTCCGGCCGACTGGACAGCACCAGAGGC CTGCTGTGTGGGCTCGGAGCCGGGATCCTGGAGGCCGTTTTGGTGGTCTGTCCTATGGAAACCGTCAAG GTTAAATTTATTCATGACCAGACTTCAGCCAACCCCAAATACAAGGGCTTC TACCATGGAGTCAGAGAGATCATCAAGGCACAAG GAATAAGAGGGACATATCAGGGTCTCACTGCCACGGTCCTCAAACAAGGCTCCAACCAAGCTATTCGGTTCTATGTGATGACCTCTCTCAAGAACTGGTACAAAG CTGATGACCCCAAT AAGGCCATGCATCCCCTGTTGACTGGAGCGTTTGGAGCCGTGGCCGGAGCAGCCAGCGTCTTTGGAAACACA CCACTAGATGTTGTCAAGACAAGGATGCAG GGTCTAGAGGCGCATAAATATAAAAGCACAATGGACTGTGCTTCAAAGATCCTGAGACATGAAGGCGTGGCAGC TTTCTATAAAGGGACGGTTCCCCGGCTGTGCCGCGTGTGTCTGGACGTG GCCATAGTTTTCATCATCTACGAGGAGGTGGTGAAGGTCCTGAATGTGGCCTGGAAGACAGACTGA